The nucleotide window CTTCGGGGGGTCCCGACTCGACGGCCGCGATCCCCCGGAGCGCCGTTTCGAGGCCGCGGTGCGGGCCGAACGACCCGACGTAGCCGACGACGAACGAGTCCCCGTCGACGGCGGGTGCCGGGGGCGTCGCGGGGTCGAACGCCTCGACGGAGACCGTGTTGCCGACGACCGTCACGTCGGTCGGGGGGACGGCGCAGTCGCGGACGTAGTGCCGCTCGGCCTCGGCCGCCACGGTGAGCAGTCGGTCGGCCCCCTTCGTCCAGTGGCGTTCGAACCGCTTGTACCGCCACACCGGGAACGCGAGGCGTTCGAGGAAGTCGGGCGGCGACCGCCACCACGCCGGGTCGGAACGTCGCCACTGACGGACCGCTTCCGGGTAGTTCTCGTGGCAGTCGACGACGACGGGAGCGTCGAGGTGGTCACCGACGCGGAGGGCCGTCCCCGCGAGCAGCAGGTCGTGAACGTGTATCACGTCGATCCAGTCGCCGTGTGCGGCGACCGCCGCCGCCCACTCCGGTCTGTACCCCGTCAGCGCGACCGAGAGGTTGCGCCGGAGTCGATCGAGGCCGGTCCGCTCGCCGGTTCGGACGCGCACCACGTCGATGCCGTCGATCGTTTCGCGGTCCGGCCGGTCCGGCTCGGTCGGACACAAAAGGCGCACGTCGTGACCGGACTCGCCGAGGGCGTGCGCCTCTTTGGTCACCCGGATGTCCGGGGGAAACGAGTCCGGAAGGATCATCGCGACGTTGGCGGTCACGGGGTCGCCTCCGCGAGGGTATGGACTGGCGGACCGCGCCGTCGGTCACGGCTCGGTCGAGCGCGAGCGACGGACCCCGGACCGGTTCTCGTCACGACGGCCTCGATGTGGTCGGGTATCGGGGTTTAGTATACACTCGTTAATCCCGCTGTGCGGACCGAACGCCGGGGTAGTCGCTGTGTACTTATCCGCTAATGCGGGGAACGGCCTCGCAGTGTGCCACAAGTCAGTGCGCTGATACCCACGTACAATAGGGCCGAGCACGTCGGCGGTGCGATCCGGACCGTCCTCCGCCAGACGTACGACGACATCGAGGCGGTCGTCGTCGACGACGGCTCGACGGACGAGACGCCGAGCGTGCTCGACCGGTACGCGGACGACCCCCGCGTAGTGGTCCGGACCAACGAGCGCAACCGCGGTATCGCGGGGAGTTTCAACCGCGCCGCGGCGGCCGCCGACGGCGATCTCCTGTGTATCCTCGGCGACGACGACCGGTGGCATCCGGAGAAGGTCCGCAGACAGGTCGACCGGATGAACGCGCTCGACGACGAGTACGCCGTGGTGTACACCGGCGGCGTCGCCACCTCGGTCGAGAGCGGCGACATCGTCACCGAGTTCCGTCCCGACCGGCGCGGCGACATCTACCCCGGCGTTCTCCGGACCTTCTCGCTGAACCCGCACTCGAGTCACATGATCCGGCGGTCCTGTTTCGAGGCCGTCGGCGGCTTCGACACCGAGTTCCCGCACGGCGTCGACTGGGAGATGAACATCCGGCTGGCGCGCCGGTACAAGTTCGACTACGTCGCCGAGCCGCTCGTGAATCGGCGCATCCACGACACGAACGTCTCGCAGTCGGCCGAGTCACAGGCTCGGCTGTACGGGTGGATCTACGACAAGTTCGCCGAGCAGTACCGCCGACACCCCGAGGCCAGTCGGGAGATACGCACGAGACACCACCGGCTCAGCGCCCACGCCGCGATGCGACGCGGCGACAGAGCGGGAGCGGTCGTCCACTGTGCGAAGGCGCTCCGGCTCTCGCGGTCCTGGCTCGTGCTCGCGCTGCTCGTCACGATGCTGGCCGGCGCGCGGAGCTACCGAGCGCGAGAGCGGGCGTACGAACGACTCGCCGGACTCGCGGACCGGTTCGCGGGCGACGGGGACGCGTCCGGCGGGCGCAACGAGATCGATCCGACCGACGGCGACGGGATCGGTCCCGTGGGGGACGGCGGCACCGGCCACGATACGGACGAGTTCGACCGACTCGCGCGACGCTGGTGGGAGGGAGGACGCTCCGGCGTCGGGACGGGCGGCGCGGCGTACTCGCCGGGGCGGTG belongs to Halorubrum sp. DM2 and includes:
- a CDS encoding glycosyltransferase family 4 protein, whose product is MTANVAMILPDSFPPDIRVTKEAHALGESGHDVRLLCPTEPDRPDRETIDGIDVVRVRTGERTGLDRLRRNLSVALTGYRPEWAAAVAAHGDWIDVIHVHDLLLAGTALRVGDHLDAPVVVDCHENYPEAVRQWRRSDPAWWRSPPDFLERLAFPVWRYKRFERHWTKGADRLLTVAAEAERHYVRDCAVPPTDVTVVGNTVSVEAFDPATPPAPAVDGDSFVVGYVGSFGPHRGLETALRGIAAVESGPPEVRLLLVGDHDCPVGRRLRELAADLGVEDRVTFAGRVPFDDVPAYMAACDVCLVPHDRTPHTETTLPHKLYQYMAMARPVVVSDVAPLKRVVDETEAGRVVAAGDPSAFAAAYRALRADPDERGRLGANGRRAVEVEHNWERDAARLRDAYEQVLSAE
- a CDS encoding glycosyltransferase, giving the protein MPQVSALIPTYNRAEHVGGAIRTVLRQTYDDIEAVVVDDGSTDETPSVLDRYADDPRVVVRTNERNRGIAGSFNRAAAAADGDLLCILGDDDRWHPEKVRRQVDRMNALDDEYAVVYTGGVATSVESGDIVTEFRPDRRGDIYPGVLRTFSLNPHSSHMIRRSCFEAVGGFDTEFPHGVDWEMNIRLARRYKFDYVAEPLVNRRIHDTNVSQSAESQARLYGWIYDKFAEQYRRHPEASREIRTRHHRLSAHAAMRRGDRAGAVVHCAKALRLSRSWLVLALLVTMLAGARSYRARERAYERLAGLADRFAGDGDASGGRNEIDPTDGDGIGPVGDGGTGHDTDEFDRLARRWWEGGRSGVGTGGAAYSPGR